ttctttctccaATGCTGTGCTTTCCCAACTACTGCATCTTCAGgtgtacttcctacttttgcattgaaGACCCCAATAATGATCAGTAGGTCTTGTTTCATGACTAGAGTAGCAGATCCAATGCTCGTTTGACTGAAAGTTGCCCTGTTCATTTGAGTTCACTGATCCCTATCaaaacaattttgtttttttcccatttgatctttaacaatttccaatTTTCCTTGATTCATGCTTCATACATTTCATATtcctatgttgagaatatctttacACTTTACTTATTACATTACTGAAACCCAACTTGAACACAGATCTTTGAATGCACCTATTCCAGCCCACCTACCTTCAGTAGAGATGATGTTCCTGGTGTCCAGAGATGCCAGCTCTGCAGCTTCCTCCCGTTTCAGTCGCACAATTTTACACTTTTCCAGTGTAGGGTTACCTTTTGCAGAAATGGACATGaaaaagggaagtacattttTAGTACTAATCCCTGGCTTTACCATCGACAATGTGTGGAAAATCAATTTGACTCACCTTTCACTCCCAGATCCGCCAATTCTCTCTTAAGTACTTCCACCTTGGCCTTCACTGAACGCTTCCCCTCAAAGAGCTTTTTGTAGTTTCTGCGGACTCCACAGGCTAGTAGGCAACGTTTTAACCGCCGGATGGAGGGGTGCTCATCCTTTCCACAAGCAGGACCTGACTGTGCAGTAGAAGGGAGGAAGGTACTAATGAGCAAGGACACCAGCAATTCTACCCCTTTGGGGAACAAATGTCACTTGTAATTTTAGGGACCTTCACAGAAATCTGACTGGGATGTGATTTTAAGGAAGCTTTACTGGGAGTCAAGGACTAGATCTTTAGGGAGCTAGGGATAATTGTTAAACAAGTCTGTTATAGGATTCCCTCCACCCCAAATTTCTTACCTTAGTGTCTTTCTTTCCTCTTTGGATCTTCTGGATCTCTTCTTCCTCGGATGCATTctctgaatcatctaaagaactTCCCTGCTGTGAATGACGTTTTTGAGCTTCAGATCTTCCACCACCCTTTTTCTCCTTAGTGTTGCTGCTGctcctcctttccttttcttttttgagGCTTTTATTCTGATCCTCCTTGCTACTATAGATAGTCTGCTTTCCTTCATCTTCCTCACTGCTACTACTAGTCCTCTCACCTTTTTTGTTGGGACTTTTCCCCTTATCATTCTCACTACAGCTGCTGCTCTTTGTTCTCTTCCTCCTATCCTCCTCACTGCTGCTTTGCCTTGCTGCCTTCTCTTTCTTATTGAGACTTTCTCCTATATCttcctcaccgctgctgctgctgctgctgcttctcatCGTCTCCTCTTTCTTGGTGGGGCTTATCCTCCTATCTtcttcaccgctgctgctgcttctcatCGTCTCCTCTTTCTTGGTAGGGCTTATCCTCCTATCTTCCTCACTGCTGCTGCTCCTCATTGTCTCCTTTTTCCTGGTGGGGCTTATCCTCCTATCttcctcactgctgctgctgtttctcattgctgcttttcttttcttgttgGCAGTTATTTTTCTATCCTTTCTGCTGCTGTTTCTTATAGCTGCTTTTCTCTTCTTATTGGTGCTTACCTTCTTATCTTCTtcactgctactgctgctgcttctccatGTCCCCCTCTCTTTCTGGTTATGGCCAGACACCCTTTTCCTGGCTCTGTTAGGCTTGAAACTGAATTCTGGTCCCTTAGGGGGCACCTCTAGGCCATTGTCCTCCTCCTTAATCATCTCTTCCTCACTATCTACCTCATTTTTCCCTTTTTCCATCTCCACACTAGAATCCTTCCCTCCCACACCTTTCCCATTTCTTGCAAACTTCTCCCCCTCGCAAGCTGAATTTCTAGAAGATAGGTCAGTGTTTGAAGTCTTCTTGGAAGTCTTTCTTGGAGCAGATTCTGGAGAAGGCTTCTTCTGATCCATTCCAGAATCTTCATCTAGGAAAGAAAGAATTAGCTTAGTAGAGCAAAAGTCACTTGACCTTTTGCAAACTAATCCCCATGTACTTCTTCCTAAATGTGCATCAAGCTGTTgatagggttttgttttttttaaacatgccttTCCAGTCTTAGTTCAGGAACATCCCCAAAGGGTTTACAATCTacagtttgtacctgaggcaaaggagggttaagtggcttgcccaatgCCACAAGGAGTGTTAGTGGGATTGGATCCCTGGTCGCTCTGGTCCATAGTCATCTGGCTCTAACCACCTAACTATGGCTCACACTTTCTTTCTGGGGCACATGGCAGCAAAAGTGTATGTAATCCTTTTAGCCAGACTGCATACAGCAGTTTCAATGTCTTCTCAATATGCTGGACCCAGCATCTTCAGCCCCTCAGCAAACAGATTTCAGTCACAATTGGAGTACATCTTTCATTGAAGGATGACTAATTCTTCCACAACTTAATTTTAACAATGGGCACATCTACTGCATGATGGGGAGTTCATCACTTaaaaactcaaggcctttggaacATATAAACAAAAACCCAGATTTTCATTGGGACATCAAAAGTTTGCCGGTGGTAGTTGTTTTACATAAATGAACAAGAGGGCTCAGGATTCCTTGCACTCTTCTGGGAAGCTCTAAGAATTGAAATGTGGCAATACAATTAAAGATAACTCTGCAATTTACTTATCCTCTAGGATAACAAAATCACATAGTAGAATCTCTGCAAGTTGCATCCTCACTAGTGGTCCCTAAACCCAAACACTGTTCATATGCTTTTCAACTTACGGGACCTACCTTCCATATTTGCTTCACAGGGCTACACAAAATACATGCAGTGTTCCTCTTTACACAAACTTGCACTAGATGCATTCACTATTCCCTACTTTATGCCTTTACTTCATTTTCTCTCATACCCAGGCTCTTCAGAAGATCCGCAGAGGTGCAAGTCATTGACCAAGATAAACACCAAATCTAACCAGGTCAGCACATCAACTGTCTTGTAATCTTGTAATTActtggctttttattttaaggcacaTGTGTAAGTTGTTTACTGGATGCTGTTATTTTAGTAATTTGCTATGTTTTGtttatgtatgtaatgttttgttCTAATTATGTATGCATCGTTGTTATCCACATAGATGGTTGCTATGCGGGCTTACAAGTGTCTTAAATAAATACCATTGGGTCAACACCCATCACTACTAACACAAGACCATGGTCACGTTCTGCATCCTTACCCCATGATCTTATCCATGACAAACAGAACTTGATCAAGCCTCTCTCCATTTTGGAACCCCTAAAGCAAGTACTTACAGCCTCAAGAAAACATGTAGCTCGAAAATTCTTTCTAAATGTCAACATTTCATGTTATAGGTGACATTTCAAAATGACCCTGTTAACTACCCTGTCACAACAATCCTCATGTATTTTTGTTCAAGACCTCAAAATGACATTTTTCTGCAGCCATCTGCACTGTCTCCTTTATGGAAAAACCCTCTTACCATCCTATCCCATTGTATTCAGATTCATACGACACCTTGTCTCTTTTACTACATTGATTGCACAGAAGATATCAAAACATCTACCCAACTCCTTGTATCATATAACCTGAATACCCTAGGTTCATCTGTTTTCAAAAGAATCTTGGCATGCTCAGTTTCTGAATGCATTACGTCTAGACGTAATGATAGGCGGgatatcaaatacttaataagcTTGAAACTTTGGTTTTGTTATACTCTTCAAGACATGGagcctctagaacagtgtttctcaaccttttcaagccaattACATCCTAAGCccaacaaataccaaccgagtaccctgGCCAAACTCCGCCACAAacccgcccctgactccacccccataataatactactaattgtaatgcaatttcttctatccatttttcatatacacacaatataatcttattaatacataatggtcaattctgacgttggagagaaggtccgggccagccaatcactgcttggcTGATCTGGTGACCTTCCCtacgatgttagaattgacatgggtggggggaaggcttgtgggccggcggagtgcaatcgctgcacgcaccTGACACTTCCCATCCTGGAGTTGCGGCAGTATTGGAGAGTGGTAAGTAAATGGGGCAGCGGGCAAGCAGCCCACATACCCCCAACAGGCTTTCCGCGTACCCCCTAAAGTATgcgtaccgcaggttgagaaacactgctctagaacacaCTGACCCACACAACCTTCATGCCAAAGTTTAACAGCTAACCTTTAAACAGATTCCATATGCAAAGCatatgcaaagcagctacttgggcgACTAGTCACACATTCATCAAACATTTCTGTTTAGACCAATCTTCTGCTCAAGATGCAGCTTTTGGATAAGCAGGTTTACGTAATCTATTTACATATTAACTATTGTCATTCCTTTCATCCTCCTCCCAGATTTTTCACTGAGCCACTTGGGTGGGACTATTAATCACGACTCTTAAATAGGGTCTCATCTAGGAGTATGCTTGCATTCCATAGTGCTGTCTGCAGAGAAAGCATAGTTAGTTACTCACCTGTATAGCAGGTGCTATCCGAGAGCAGCAGACAGATATTTTCAGATGTGGgttacatcatccatggagcctggtacggacagtACAAAAGTGTACTGTAACTTTAAAGGTCTTGAGACTGTCTGTACCGTGCAtgggcgagtgccttcccacatAATGTTGTTTACAGGACATACAGTTCAGTAACAGAACTAAGAAGcaaactaggggaggtgggagagttgtgagaatatctgcctgcaacctttggataacacctgctacaggtgagtaactatgctttatccgaGGACAAGCAAACAGCATACTCTCaaatgtgggactccctagctgccaggatcatgcctctgagaagagggTTATTGACAACTACCATGAGCCTGGCAAATCCAAAAAGGGTTAGAGGAAGTTGGCAtctaaatggaaaataaattttatagAACTGATTGGCTGAACTGTCTgaaatgattctccaaacaatagtgggatgtgaaggtatgaactgaggaccatgtggcTGCCTTACTAATGTCATCAATGAGAGTGGAACGTAGACAAGCTACTGAATTTGCCATTGTTCGAATTTTATGTGCAGTGACACAGCCTTGAAACGTCAgctcagcctgagcatagcaaaaagataCAGTCTGCCAGTTACATAGAGATGTAACttctgtcaccaagagaaccaaGTCTATTTGGATTGAAAGACAGGAACAGTTGACTAGAATACCTATGAGGTCCAATGTGTGGAGTGCTGCTTCTTGGAAATAAAAAGACCAGGAGAACTTGGATTGGTTTAGAAGAAACAGACAACTTTCAGAAGGAACTTGGGATGAGTGTGATGAACCACCTTATCGTGGTAGAATGTTGTGTAAAATGGATCTGAAaaaagtgcttgaagttcactgactcagCGTACAGATGTGTAAGATACGAGGACTACTTTCCAAGCGAGATGCTTTAGAGATGAAGTTGAGAgcagttcaaatggaggcttcatcacagtggaaagtacaacattaaggtcccaactcacaggaggaggcttgatgGGAGGTTTGGTGTGGagaaggcctttcatgaatctggaaaccaaaggatgtacAGACAACAGTTTTTTGTCCAGTTGGGTGTGGAAAGCACTAatatgaactctgactgaagtagttTTTTAGGCCAGATTCAATGTGGTGTAGAAGATAATCTAGGACAggagtatcaaagtccctcctcaagggccgcaatccagtcgggttttcaggatttcctcaatgaatatgcatgagatctattagcatacaatgaaagcagtgcaagcaaatagatctcatgcatatttattggggaaatcctgaaaacccgactggattgcggccctcaaggagggactttgacacccctgatctaggaccAATGGAAGAGGACAGATGATTGGATTCAGTGTGTTATTACACTAGATTGTGAAACGAATCCATTTGAAGTGATAGCAGTGTTTTGTGGAAGGTTTTCTAGAGGCTTCAATGATGGCCGACACTGGAGCAGATATTGCAAAGGTATTCAGTGGTTGGGAGAGAGAGACCATTCTGTAAGAGTTAATGAACATAgactgggatggaggagagagcccTGTTTTGTGGCAGCAAGGTGGAAAGATTTGAAATGTGATGGGTTCTATTACACTGAGCTATAGGAGGAGAAGGAACTGTGGTTGAAGCgatgctatgagaatcatggtggcttgttcttgGTGAAGTTTGAGTAGATTTCCCAGAGTAGAGGAACTGGAgagaaagcataaaggaacttaTCTCGCCACTCGTGGAGAAAGGCATCCGAATCCAGATGATTGGTAGTACAGAGTCTGAAACAGAAGAATGGAAATCTGCAAATGTAGGGGAAAGCAAAGAGATTCACTTCTGGGGTTCCCCAATGTGCAAATATCTGCAAGGGTGTTGGAGTTGAGTGACCAATTGTGCAGCAGTAAAAGTCTGCTCAGCTTGTCTTCTAAAATGTCTTGCTTTTCTGCTAAAGTGTTTTCAGGAAAATGTTATGAGGAATCGCCCAGGACCAGTTGTTGATCGCTTCTTGACACAGCAGGTGAGACCCTGTTCcaccctgtttgttcacatagtacatggttACTTGGTTGTCTGTGTGGATGAGTGCTATTTAATTTAACATTGGAAATTGCTCAAAGCTTGAGAAGACAGATATGGGAAGCTCTTTtgggagaccatcgagatgagcgccccatcTGAGCATGGAATGCGGTGGTGCTTGGAATAGAAGGCCCTGGAGAGGTTGGTTGGTGATTACTACCACTGAAGAGACTGTCAAAGTTGCAAGATTACTCTGATCTGTTGGGATAGAAGACCAGTGGCATGAGACCACTGGGTCAAAAGTGGATTATTTATATAtagtagtatttatataccacttatagtctaagtggtttacattaaggtacacaagcatttttccctatctgtcacaaTGGGGCTCACACTCACCCTGGgacaatgggagattaagtgacttgcccagggtcacaaggagcagtgtgggatttgaacccacaacctcaaggtgctgaagccgcagctctaaccactgcaccacacactccccctgaCTAATTGTGGCTCCCTGAGATGTAAATAGGTAAATGGAGTTACATGTACTATAGAGGTCATGTGGCTGAGGAGTCGCAGCATTTGATGTACTGTTATGTGTTGACAAGAGGAGACTTTCAGACACATTTGAAGCAGAGTATCAAGTCTCTGTTGAGGCAAGAAGACACTTGTTTGGGTCGTGTCTAAGAAGGCCCCAATGAACTCTCAAATGGGTTCTATATGCGATATCTCATAGTTGACTGCGAATCCTAGGAGGAAACATCCAGTATTGAAAGTAGCGTGTTCCCACTCGAAAGCGAAGATATTTCTTGTGGGCTGGGAAAATGGGGCTATGTGTGTAgacttctttgagatctagagagcagagCCAGTCATTCTCCTCCAACAGTGGTAATAAGGTTCCCAGAGAGACCAATCAAAATTTCACCTTCACCAAGTATTTGTTCAGAGCTCAGAGGTCTAGAATTGGACAGAGGTCTCCAGACTTTTTCAGTATGAGGAAATACTTTGAATAGAATCCTCAGTCCCTCCCCTGCAGAAGTACTTTTTCTATGGCATTGAGCTGGAGGAGGGCTGAGAGCTCTTGGCAAAGGAGGGTATTTTGATGGGAGCTAAAATtgggactctcttggaggatggtttgGAGGTGTAATCTGGAAACAAAGGGCATAGTCCTGACTCACGCCTTGAAGGATCTAGAGATCTGATGTTATTAGGGACCACTGATGAGAAAGGTGAGCAAGTCGACCTTCTATGGGGAGAGTCTGAAGAAAAGGTTGAGAAATTATGGCAATGTTCTCTAGTATGAAATTAAAAAGACTGCTGCTGTTTGGATTGAAAGCTGTGACTGAGTCTTCTACTGCCTCTGCTGCTTAGGTCACCTTTGATTTGAAGAGAGAATGAATGTGGAAGGTTGGCAATACTTCCGCTTGGCATAGTAAGTGGAACATCTGGAGGCAGTAGAATACCTCCTTGGTGCTTGGTACTGGGTTGACTTGGAGGAAGACAAGGTGATCATGAAGACAGTATGTTTTTTGATCTTTCAAGCAGCTTCCTTTataagatctccaaaaagatcatCTCCTATACAGGGTATGTTGGAGAGTTGACCTTGTACATTGGCatttagggagaacgagagggcactctctaaagttaaaaggagatagattccatacaaacataaggaagttcttttgcacccagagagtggtggaaaactggaacactcttccggaggctgtcataggggaaaacaccctccagggattcaagacaaagttagacaagttcctgctagaccagaatgtacgcatgtaaggctagactcagttagggctctggtcctttacttaagggccgccgtgggagcggactgctgggcacgatggaccactggtctgacccagcagcggcaattcttatgttcttatgtatgagaGACTTTCAAAAGCATCAAAGGTGAACATACCATATACTTTCTAATCTCTTGATCATTGGTCAGATGTTGGTAATCATTGAGATATTCTGATGGTATGTACTGATCAAAAGATGACAGTTTTTGGATGAGCAATTTCATATAAAATGTCATTTAGAAATAGTAGTTTAATATTCTATTAGCCAACATGGAGCCTTGAAACACATTGTGCCCAGAAGTGTTCTGCCCTCTCTACCTAGTGGAGTATTTGCATAGGTTCTGGAACGTTAAGGCAAGCAGATTCCACAACCAAGGACTGGTGATGGATCTGTGGTTTGTTAAAACTTGGGTATGACTGGATTCTGTAGAGAGTATCCAATTTTCTTGGAGCCACTGGGACAGAAAGTAGAGATTCCCAATTTTTGAATAAGGCTTGCTTCATAAGATTGTGCAGAAGAACCTTTATATAGTTCTTAGGCCACTACTTGCAGTCAAGAACATCCATGAGCTCTGCTCATGGCTCTGACTCGGATTCCTCATTAATCGGAAGTGCCTGCCTCATTTGTCTgataaaatttgtattaaaaaaaaactcaactcacccccccccccccacagacttTCTAGAGGCGACCTTCGATTATGAGGTGGAGGAGATAGATCAAAAGGAATACCATAGAACTCATCTGCAGACAAGTCAGTTAGTCACTAGAAGAGCTTGGTGACAGGTCTGAGTCATATTCCTCAATGTCAGTCCTTGCAAATGTAGAGTGTTGAGGAGAATGCCGAAATGGATGTTGAGCTGAGTGGCAAGATGGACACTGAGATGATGTGTGCTCCATAGAAGATGGACGTCTCCTCGACTAAGATACTCAACATCGTGGTGTCAGAGATTGATGTCTGTTGGAGTCCGAGGGTATTGCTTGGACTGGGTGTATCAGTGCAGTAATTTGCATAGAGTGTGATTGCAACAACACTTTCAGCTGTTCTTGCAGAGAAAGCGCTGGTACCGATACATTAGGCGTCGTGTGTCGAAGCATTGGGGACCTTAATGTCGAGGTATGTCTCAAGAGGAAACACCAATTGCAGAGATGGCAATCTGGCATCAGTGTGTCGATGATGATGCCTGGGATGATGCAGATGCTTGTTTCATAGGGGAgatgtttatgcttcttagctttcttttttattttttacaaagcTTCCCCAATGCAGATGTTGACAGCGGTATACGTTGAGCATCAGTGTTGGAGTCTCCAAGCTATAGTTGATGCAGTTGACCCAAAAAGTTTCTCAAACCTCAAGTTCATGGCTCTATGCAACCTCTTTTGCAACTTTAAGCAGAGtgtgaaagaattttttcaatgTTGAGGACCTAGAAACTGGAGACACAAGATATGCAGATCCTTGCCCGAAATGGCCCTGTAGCATCGAGTGCACCACTTGAAGCTGCTACAGCTTGGACATGGGAAGAAAACCACTAACGCAAGGTCAAAGGATTCAGTTCCGGGGAGGTCAAGTAGATGGTATACCAAAAATGAGTCAACACTCCCAGCCTGAGACCAGGCTGAACAGGGCCCTTAGgcacaaaattaaaaattaatcaaaaattgaaaattttgaTTTGAAACAAAAGGGAAATAACGAAAACAGAAAATTATGACTAAAATAACACGAAGGTACACAATATGCACAACAtaacaaaatttatttatatactgcaaaactGTAATGCACTATGCAGAAAATGCAAGTACAAAATAATACACGCTAGAAAACTGGAAGAACTacgatgggaactcacggcagccattttggatgagtgatctgcatggggcagaagcgtaggaagatcgctcctgctccgaaagactgctagaccaccaggtaaggtccggagaggcccgggaggtgggggtgatttCGGTTTTAGGAAACCACGAATAATCGAAATTGCGAGTCCTAAAACCGcaaattgggagggggaagtgtacagtaTTTTTCAGGGcccaaagggctgactggcatccaagatacATACTTGACGAACAATCAGAATAAGACTGTAGgcaggcacaggaaggacagggcaggagTCCATAATGAGacacttatctactggaaaatatattatcaaggtaagaacataatttctttttccagtgcaataggtgtatcattctAGCCAAtcaggacatacaaaagcagtaccAGAAATCTAGAGCGGGCTCACTGTGCCAGCCCGTAACTGAACCCCCTCCACCACTGACGAAAGGATGTGATACCAGAATGGGAGATGGCGAaaaatgcagctggcaccctgcaAGACACCGCTGAGACT
The nucleotide sequence above comes from Geotrypetes seraphini chromosome 5, aGeoSer1.1, whole genome shotgun sequence. Encoded proteins:
- the HIRIP3 gene encoding HIRA-interacting protein 3; translated protein: MAATDGVCGSGNTACDMRSFTQDLLRSSLDLSALTHSVVRKKYLAHAGRASLTPDERRQLREIIEDELLKVEVEDSDDNEPLAALVHSKKSVSSCPQLLPISTAMKENRSFDSDCQDRQMNVGKSPQKRKHLCSELDEDSGMDQKKPSPESAPRKTSKKTSNTDLSSRNSACEGEKFARNGKGVGGKDSSVEMEKGKNEVDSEEEMIKEEDNGLEVPPKGPEFSFKPNRARKRVSGHNQKERGTWRSSSSSSEEDKKVSTNKKRKAAIRNSSRKDRKITANKKRKAAMRNSSSSEEDRRISPTRKKETMRSSSSEEDRRISPTKKEETMRSSSSGEEDRRISPTKKEETMRSSSSSSSGEEDIGESLNKKEKAARQSSSEEDRRKRTKSSSCSENDKGKSPNKKGERTSSSSEEDEGKQTIYSSKEDQNKSLKKEKERRSSSNTKEKKGGGRSEAQKRHSQQGSSLDDSENASEEEEIQKIQRGKKDTKSGPACGKDEHPSIRRLKRCLLACGVRRNYKKLFEGKRSVKAKVEVLKRELADLGVKGNPTLEKCKIVRLKREEAAELASLDTRNIISTEGRLRRRNIWNPYQTPLDTSLGENYKRSVSDSDEGDDPPKKKRLMEWSNLKGIISESGDSD